The genomic stretch AATGCCCCCATCCTACATGTCCGTTATAATATTCGCTTTTTGTATATTCGCCTTCTATAATAAGCACATTAGCTCCGCGTACAAAATCTATTAATCTGGCATGCAGCAAATCAGCATTATGATTATAATGTGAGAGCGAAGGGTGCTGTGCATGAAGTCGTCTTTTATAAGGTTCATGGTCTGTGAGATATACTACAGTTTTATTGCCTGAGGTTATTTTATATGAAAGGGTATGGCAAGGATGATTAACCCACATACTTTCTATAGTCATATTTCCGAAAATAATTTTCTTTCCTTCGTAAAAGGCTTCAAACTTTAAGTTGGCTGCAAATTGTTCTAAGTTTACAGGAAAATAATCTTTTGCAAGTATATTATTAATAGTGTCATACATCTCTGTAGAGGAATCTTTAGGACCGTATATTGTAAAGCTGTATTTATTTGAGAAAAAAGGTGCGAAGAAAGGTATTCCTATAATATGATCCCAATGGAAATGAGTTAAGAGTATAATACTTTCAGTTTTATCAGATTTTAAGGCATAATAGCTAGCATTTTTAAGTCCGCTTCCTGCATCTAATATTAAATAATTGCCGTCATCATCAATAACCTGAAGGCATGATGTATTACCGCCATATTCGCTGAAACTATTACCGGGGGTTGGTATAGAACCTCTGCTTCCAAGAAACCTTACTTTCACAATTTAGCCTTAAATTATTTTTTATACAATTATATCATAATACAATAATAAAAAAAAATCAATCTGCTTCTTATTTATTTATCATATTTTTTACTTATAGATAATTTTTATATAGTTGTATTATTATTATATAGAGTTTATAATAAATACCATTTACAACTATAATAAAAAAGGCTGATTAATTAATGAAAATAATATCTTGGAATGTAAACGGCATAAGAGCAGCATATAAAAAAGGCTTGGTTGATTTTATAAAAAAAGAAAATCCTGATATAATATGTCTTCAGGAAACTAAGGCTTTTGAAGAACAGCTGCCTGAAGATTTAAGAAATATAGAAGGATATGAACTTTTTATCAATCCTGCTGACCCTGAAGTAAAAAAAGGATACAGCGGAGTTGCTATATACACAAAATTAAAACCTAATAAGGTAATTAAAAATAAATTAGGAAGTAAATTTTCAGACAATGAAGGAAGAATATTATCATTAGAGTTTGATGATTTTACTATATTTAATGTATATTTCCCAAACGGCGGAAAATCTGAAGAACATTTCAATTATAAACTTTCTTTTTATGATGCTATCACAAAACATTTAACCAAATTAAAAAGCAAAACTAATGTTATATTATGCGGCGATATGAATATAGCACATGAAGCTATAGATTTGGCAAGACCTAAAGAAAATGAAAAAAGTATAGGTTTCTTACCAGAAGAGAGAGAAAAAATAACAGAGTTTTTAAATAAAGGATTTACTGATACATTTAGAATGTTTGTAAAAGAAGGCGGACATTACAGCTGGTGGGATATGAAAACTAGATCAAGAGAAAAAAATGTGGGCTGGAGAATAGATTATTTCTTTGTTAATAATGAAATAGCTCAGAATATAAAAAGAGCTGACATTATGACTGATGTTATGGGAAGCGATCACTGCCCTATACTTATAGAATGGGATAAATAAAAAACTGCTTGATTTTTTACCTTTTTATAATAATATATATTATAGTTTGCTTTTTCATTTTTTTATTTAAAGGAGTTATCATGGTTCGTACAATTATTGAAGATAAAACAGCCATAATTAATATAGAAAAAAATATTATCTCTGAAAATGTAGATATACTAGAAGAAAAATTAAATTATGTAAAAAATGCAGGAGCTTTAAACTTTATATTTGATTTTCACAATATAGAATATATGTGCTCTTCTGCCTTAGGACTCATAGCCTCTGCCTTGAGAGTATCAGGTGAAAACGGCGGCAGTGTTTATTTCTGTTCTTTAAGTAAAAAATTAAAAGCATTATTTGAATCTACTAAATTTTTAACTATAGTAAATACTGCTAATAATGTAGATGAAGCACTTAACAATATTAAATAATTTTTTTATAGGAAGTTTATGCTGGCAGAAATTGTAAGATTTTTATATGTAGTATGTATGCAGGCTTTGAGACTGTATTCTTTTATATGGTTTGTATGGATTATATTAAGCTGGCTTCAGGCTTTCGGAGCTATGCATTTGGACTATTATAACCCTATAGTAAACTTTTTTTATAAAATAACAGACGGAGTTATAGATAAGATTTTTGGCGGAAGAAGACTTATTGTAGGAGTACTTGATTTATCTCCTTTAATATTTCTTTTAGTTCTTCAAATAGCAGCTCCTATCATACTGAAAATAATATTTCAGTTTTTACTAAGCCTTGCTGTTAGGATATAGTTATGAGTTCATTAGATGATATAAGTAAGTATATTGATGACGGCGATTATAAAAAGGCTATAGAAGAGCTTGACATTCTTATATCTAAAGAACCATATAATGCCAAAGCATTTTATATGAGAGGCAAATATGCATTTATAGAACTTCAGCAGGAAGAGTTTGACAATACTAAATATGATGCAAGAAGGGCATTAATATATTCTACAATAGAATATGACTTAAATAAATCTATAGATATTGACCCTAATATAGCAGATGCATATAGAGGTCTTATGTATTTAAATAGGGATTTAAAAAATATAGACAAAGAAAGGGAATATGCTCAAATACTTTTCGATAAAGATAATACTGCATATGATGCTCTTTTAATACTTGCAAGCAGCTATCTTAATAATGGAGAAAATGAAGCTGACTTTCATCAGGCTATAGGATATTATGATGACTTTATAAAAAATGCTGAAGACAACAGAATAGCAAGATTTGAAAGAGGACTTTGCTACTACAATCTTAATATTCTTCCAAAAGCAGATATTGAAGCTAATAAACTTATTTATGATTTTCCTTTTTATGATGATGCATATTTTCTTAAAGGAATTATACTAGCGAAAAACGGCATAAACTCAGAGTTTTATGATGATGCTGTGTTCTTTTTTGACAGAGCAATAGAACTCAACAGCCTAAACTTCAATGCCATATATGAAAGAGGGGAATGGTATTTTAATAAAGGCAATTACAGAAAGGCCATAGAAAATTATAATGAACTTCTAAAATATAATAATAAATACAGATTAAATGCTTTACTTGGTAAGATTCAGGCACTTCATGATCTTATTATAGAAAATGAAGATAAGTTCTATCCAGACAGTCAGGAAGAAGGTAAAGACCTTAAAGAAGTTTTTTATCTGCTTGACAAAGTGATAAATGTACTTGGAATAAACAGCCTGCAGTACAGATACTACAGGGCTAATTTGTATGCATATCAGGGAGAGATAAAAAAAGCTATAGCTGAGTTCAAAAAAATACTGCATGAAAATAATGAGGCTTGGATTTATGAAAAAATAGCAGAGCTTTATCATAATTATGCCCAAAGCGATGATGATTATAGAGAGGCATTAAAATATTTATATCATATTGATAAAAGCGAATATAAATACTCAACATACTATATAATGATATTCTCTAATTATGAGCTTAAAAATTATGAGAAAACTGCTGAATTATGCAAAGAGCTTTTTCAATATATTTATGAAGATGATGATGAGGAAATATCTTATATAAGATTTATATATGCTCATTCTCTTCAAATGATAGGCTCTAATGATTATGAACTTATATTAAATAATCTTCAAAGATGTTTAAATAGCAAATTGGATAAAGCTGCTATATACCGTTCTATAGCAAAAATAATGCTTTATAATATGCCTAATAAATATAATAATGACGGCATAAATATGTTAAAAAAAGCTATAGGTTTGAATGATGCTTTATCATATTTTATGTACGCCAAGGAATTATTTTACGGAGATATTATAATACCGTATCCTGAACTTGCTATATCTATGGCGGATATGTCTTTTAATATAGATAATACTTTGGAATGTGCTTTAACTATTATAGGAAAAGGGTATGAACTAGGACGCGGAATAGAAAAAAATCCTAATAAAGCATTTGAAATGTACTATAAAGCATCTGAACTTTCTGATATAAACAATTCAAAATGCTCATGTGCTAAAGGGCTTACTGCTCATTGCTATTATAAAGGAATAGGCGTTGAAAAAAATGAGCGTATGGCTTTTGATATAGTGAATAAAACAGCTATGAGTAAGGGTAAAGATTCACATGATCATATAGCACTTCTTTATTCATACTTTGCTCTCAATAATATAAAAGGCTTTGATTTGATTACAGCTTTATCATTATTTGACACTATAGAATCTCATGCCAATAATCTTTATATAATAATGACTTTAAAAAGAATATATAAAAAATTAGGAAGAAAACTTGATGTTAAAAGAATGGAGAAAATGGAGAAGAATGCTTCAGAAGTAACTGGGGAATTAAATATGTCATATCTAAGAAAATACATAAAAAAGTTTAATGACTTCTACCCTATTTTAACTTTTACACTTTGACAAAAAAATCATTTATATATATTATAATATAAAATAAATAAGAGGTAACTATTATGATAAACAAAACTATGAGTATAGGTGAAATTATACAGATATTTCCAGATTCTGTAGAGATAATGATGAATTACGGACTTCATTGCGTTGGCTGTCATGTAGCAAGCTGGGAAAGTTTGGAAGAAGGATGCCGCGGTCATGGAATGAATGATTCCATCATTGAAGCCTTAGTTAAAGAAATTAATACTAAATATGAAGCAAGCAAATAATTTTGTTTTTTAGCTTTATATAACATTAAAAAAGACAGCATATATTGTTATACGCTGTCTTTTATTTTTATAAAATCTTTTAATTATATCAAAAATAAATTTATTAATTTTATAAGTTTTGATACAAGTCTATTATTTTCCGTCTTTATATTCTCTTATTATTCCTCTTACCCTTATTGTAAGACCGTAAACTTTCTGCTCGGCTATGATTACATCAAGAGGAACTTGATTATATTTATCTTTAGAAATCAAGGCATCTGTTCCATATTTATCTTTTTCATAAACTCTTATAGTAGCAAGTTTATCCCTTTGAAGTTTGGTTTTAAGATCTTCACCGTTTTCTATAGTAAATCTTATATCTCTTTTGATATTCTTTCCTTCAAGCCAATTAACTTTAAATGTGCCTATATTTTTATCAACAAAACGCATGAAAAATACTAAAGATAAAGCATCATAAGCCATACCGCTGAACTCTATCTTTTCATCAGTTGTTCTTTTATCATTAAAGAGATAATAGTTTTTATAAAAAGTTAAAGTTTCATTATTTGTCCATTCACCTTCTGAAGTATCTTTTTTAAGAACTAAAGGACTAAAATCATTCGTAGAAACCCAAGCCTCAAATACATCGCTTACTTTATAAACCCAATTAGCAGCACCAGTAGTATAAACATGGGCATAAAGATGATAGGCTGGTATTCCGTTTACATTGCTTATTGCTAGGACTTTAGCTTCAAGTGTTCCTACCTTGCCGCTTATATTAAATTCCGGAACTTGTGCTAAAACATCATATTTTATATATTCGCCTACTTTAAATGTTTGATTGTATCCAAATATCATATTTGAAATTAAAAGGGTAATTATAAAAATATATTTTTTCATAATAATATAATCTCCTTTATAAAGATAAAATTATCATCTATATTATATATACTCAAAAAAATAGATTTTGTCAACCGTATACTATAACATCATTTTTTTTGAAATACTTAAATATTTTATAGATTAAAAAAATATGCACGCAAATACAGCTATAAGATTTGTTAAAAATATAATGATGCATATGCAAAAAATTAAAGCATAAATTTATTTCTCACTTTCTTAATTATTAAATATTTTATCTTTTAAATATTTTTCTGTGCTGTCATTTTTTTAATCATAATCATTGCTTTGAATGTGTAATGATGCTTTATGAGTATAGCATTATAAGTAAAAAACTGCATTAAATTATTAGATTATAAAATTATATAGCTATTAAATAATTAAAATGTCATTATATTAAAAAAGCCCATGCATTATGCATAGGCTAATAAAAAGGAAAAAAAATTAAACTATTTATTCTTCTATACTATCAACTAGTATATCATTATATTCATTAATAAGTAAATTATATTCTTCATCATCTATAACTGTGCAGTCATTATTTATGCTGTTTAATAATTTTGTCATATGAAAATCCTCCGTTTTTTAATTAATATATCCTAATATTTTATGTGATAAAATTATTATATATTGTAATAAATAATTACTTTCTTATATTCTTATATTTTTAATATAAGAAATAAGCAAATAAATACAATAACTTTTTACATAAAATTTAAAAAATACTAAATATGTTAAAATAAAAAGACCTATACACAATCAAGCGTATAGGTCTCATTAAATTCAAAATAAAAAATTAATTCATAGCGTTAATTTTTTTCATCATATCAGATTTTTTGGCAGCAGCTCTATTAGAGTGTATAACAGATTTTCTAGCAGCTTTATCTAAAGCACTTGCATATTTTTTAAATTCTGTTATAGCTGAAGACTTATCATTACTTTCTATAGATTTAACAACTTTCTTTTTTTGAGTATTTAAGAAACTTTTAATTTTTCTATTATAAAGATTTCTAACTTCGTTTTGTCTTAATCTTTTAGATGCTGAAGCTATATTAGGCATTATATTTCTCCGTGATTTATATAAAAAAGCGGAGTTGACGGGGCTCGAACCCGCGGCCTCCTGCGTGACAGGCAGGCGCTCTAACCAAACTGAGCTACAACTCCAAACTAGTTAATGAATGCTTGTATTATACTACAAAATTATTTTTTGTCAAGCGGATAATTTAAAAAAATTAATATTATTTTCTTAATATATAAAAAACCATATATAAAATGTTTATTAAATCATAAAATTAATATATTATTAATCATTATCTTATCTATAAAGAAGAATAAAAACATGAAAAAAATAATAAAACTTATAATAATATTTACTATTCTAATATCTTCCAATATAACAGCCGCAAATATCGTATATATAACTAAAACTGGAAAAAAATACCATATTCAAAATTGCAGAACCATAAAAGGTGAAGCATATAAAATCTCATTATCAGAGGCAAAAAATAAAGGATACACTCCTTGTAAGGTATGCAAGCCATACTAACTAATAAATGAATAATAAACAATTAGAGATAAATA from Brachyspira murdochii DSM 12563 encodes the following:
- a CDS encoding MBL fold metallo-hydrolase; translation: MKVRFLGSRGSIPTPGNSFSEYGGNTSCLQVIDDDGNYLILDAGSGLKNASYYALKSDKTESIILLTHFHWDHIIGIPFFAPFFSNKYSFTIYGPKDSSTEMYDTINNILAKDYFPVNLEQFAANLKFEAFYEGKKIIFGNMTIESMWVNHPCHTLSYKITSGNKTVVYLTDHEPYKRRLHAQHPSLSHYNHNADLLHARLIDFVRGANVLIIEGEYTKSEYYNGHVGWGHSTLNDAIQVGLDANVPYVILHHHNQERTDAQIDLIYNKLLAFLKKEEIDIKLAFAKEGSYINI
- a CDS encoding exodeoxyribonuclease III, which gives rise to MKIISWNVNGIRAAYKKGLVDFIKKENPDIICLQETKAFEEQLPEDLRNIEGYELFINPADPEVKKGYSGVAIYTKLKPNKVIKNKLGSKFSDNEGRILSLEFDDFTIFNVYFPNGGKSEEHFNYKLSFYDAITKHLTKLKSKTNVILCGDMNIAHEAIDLARPKENEKSIGFLPEEREKITEFLNKGFTDTFRMFVKEGGHYSWWDMKTRSREKNVGWRIDYFFVNNEIAQNIKRADIMTDVMGSDHCPILIEWDK
- a CDS encoding STAS domain-containing protein, which encodes MVRTIIEDKTAIINIEKNIISENVDILEEKLNYVKNAGALNFIFDFHNIEYMCSSALGLIASALRVSGENGGSVYFCSLSKKLKALFESTKFLTIVNTANNVDEALNNIK
- a CDS encoding YggT family protein; the protein is MLAEIVRFLYVVCMQALRLYSFIWFVWIILSWLQAFGAMHLDYYNPIVNFFYKITDGVIDKIFGGRRLIVGVLDLSPLIFLLVLQIAAPIILKIIFQFLLSLAVRI
- a CDS encoding tetratricopeptide repeat protein, with the protein product MSSLDDISKYIDDGDYKKAIEELDILISKEPYNAKAFYMRGKYAFIELQQEEFDNTKYDARRALIYSTIEYDLNKSIDIDPNIADAYRGLMYLNRDLKNIDKEREYAQILFDKDNTAYDALLILASSYLNNGENEADFHQAIGYYDDFIKNAEDNRIARFERGLCYYNLNILPKADIEANKLIYDFPFYDDAYFLKGIILAKNGINSEFYDDAVFFFDRAIELNSLNFNAIYERGEWYFNKGNYRKAIENYNELLKYNNKYRLNALLGKIQALHDLIIENEDKFYPDSQEEGKDLKEVFYLLDKVINVLGINSLQYRYYRANLYAYQGEIKKAIAEFKKILHENNEAWIYEKIAELYHNYAQSDDDYREALKYLYHIDKSEYKYSTYYIMIFSNYELKNYEKTAELCKELFQYIYEDDDEEISYIRFIYAHSLQMIGSNDYELILNNLQRCLNSKLDKAAIYRSIAKIMLYNMPNKYNNDGINMLKKAIGLNDALSYFMYAKELFYGDIIIPYPELAISMADMSFNIDNTLECALTIIGKGYELGRGIEKNPNKAFEMYYKASELSDINNSKCSCAKGLTAHCYYKGIGVEKNERMAFDIVNKTAMSKGKDSHDHIALLYSYFALNNIKGFDLITALSLFDTIESHANNLYIIMTLKRIYKKLGRKLDVKRMEKMEKNASEVTGELNMSYLRKYIKKFNDFYPILTFTL
- a CDS encoding DUF1858 domain-containing protein, producing the protein MINKTMSIGEIIQIFPDSVEIMMNYGLHCVGCHVASWESLEEGCRGHGMNDSIIEALVKEINTKYEASK
- a CDS encoding DUF3108 domain-containing protein is translated as MKKYIFIITLLISNMIFGYNQTFKVGEYIKYDVLAQVPEFNISGKVGTLEAKVLAISNVNGIPAYHLYAHVYTTGAANWVYKVSDVFEAWVSTNDFSPLVLKKDTSEGEWTNNETLTFYKNYYLFNDKRTTDEKIEFSGMAYDALSLVFFMRFVDKNIGTFKVNWLEGKNIKRDIRFTIENGEDLKTKLQRDKLATIRVYEKDKYGTDALISKDKYNQVPLDVIIAEQKVYGLTIRVRGIIREYKDGK
- the rpsT gene encoding 30S ribosomal protein S20 is translated as MPNIASASKRLRQNEVRNLYNRKIKSFLNTQKKKVVKSIESNDKSSAITEFKKYASALDKAARKSVIHSNRAAAKKSDMMKKINAMN